From the genome of Streptomyces sp. NBC_01260, one region includes:
- a CDS encoding nitroreductase family deazaflavin-dependent oxidoreductase produces MSQAYYLQGSPLTVRLNSFVGRLARHGISLLGTQELSVRGRKSGQMQRIPVNPHTHEGAQYLVSARGHSQWVRNMRAAGGGELRKGRSNRAFTAVEIADDAHKVIVVRAYLKRWGWEVNQYFKGITAKSTDAELLAACPDHPVFRITVED; encoded by the coding sequence ATGTCGCAGGCTTACTACCTTCAGGGAAGCCCGCTCACCGTCCGCCTGAACAGCTTCGTCGGCAGGCTCGCCCGGCACGGCATCAGCCTGCTCGGCACACAGGAGCTGTCGGTCCGCGGACGCAAGAGCGGTCAGATGCAGCGCATCCCCGTAAACCCCCACACCCACGAGGGCGCGCAGTACCTGGTCTCGGCCCGTGGCCACTCGCAGTGGGTGCGCAACATGCGGGCCGCGGGCGGCGGCGAACTGCGCAAGGGCCGCAGCAACCGCGCCTTCACCGCCGTGGAGATCGCGGACGACGCGCACAAGGTGATCGTCGTCCGCGCCTACCTGAAGCGCTGGGGCTGGGAGGTCAACCAGTACTTCAAGGGCATCACGGCCAAGTCCACGGACGCCGAACTCCTCGCGGCCTGCCCCGACCACCCCGTCTTCCGGATCACCGTCGAGGACTGA
- a CDS encoding TetR/AcrR family transcriptional regulator produces the protein MSTVRGARERARIEVTAAIKDEARRQLAAEGAAKLSLRAVARELGMVSSALYRYFPSRDELLTALIVDAYDSVGEAAESAHRTADPGPSTPAAHLARWVAVACAVRSWALEHPHEYALIYGSPVPGYTAPQATIGPASRVGRVLIAVVEDAHREAGLALPPLGEELRPEAERLAADLALELPPAVAVSIVAAWSQLFGLLSFEIFGQFNRLVEDRDIFFRHAVEELARTVGLLGTAGRGGTGTAGRARR, from the coding sequence ATGAGCACTGTCCGAGGAGCCAGGGAACGGGCCCGTATCGAGGTCACCGCCGCCATCAAGGACGAGGCGCGCAGGCAGCTCGCGGCCGAGGGGGCGGCGAAGCTCTCGCTGCGCGCGGTGGCGCGCGAGCTCGGCATGGTCTCCTCCGCCCTCTACCGCTATTTCCCCAGCCGCGACGAACTGCTCACGGCCCTGATCGTCGATGCGTACGACTCAGTGGGGGAGGCCGCCGAGAGCGCCCACCGGACGGCCGATCCGGGCCCTTCCACTCCCGCCGCCCATCTGGCCCGCTGGGTCGCGGTCGCCTGTGCCGTACGCAGCTGGGCGCTGGAGCACCCCCATGAGTACGCCCTGATCTACGGTTCGCCGGTGCCCGGTTACACGGCGCCGCAGGCCACCATCGGCCCCGCGTCGCGCGTCGGCCGCGTCCTCATCGCCGTTGTGGAGGACGCTCATCGCGAGGCGGGGCTCGCGCTGCCGCCGCTGGGCGAGGAACTGCGTCCCGAGGCCGAGAGGCTCGCCGCCGACCTGGCCCTCGAACTGCCCCCCGCGGTCGCCGTATCGATCGTCGCCGCCTGGTCTCAGCTGTTCGGGCTGCTGTCGTTCGAGATCTTCGGCCAGTTCAACCGGCTTGTGGAGGACAGGGACATCTTCTTCCGCCATGCCGTCGAGGAGCTGGCCCGCACGGTCGGGCTGCTCGGCACCGCAGGCCGCGGCGGAACCGGCACGGCGGGCCGGGCGCGGCGCTGA
- a CDS encoding sensor histidine kinase, which translates to MEEQRSQASGGPPGTQGGPQRRRPWAYGEPDGRMAGSHGSGSHWSQGEPPRWLTGVRGRSSARLPWLSTLLLGVVVMVGSSIAAHGQLGEKAPLDLFARLLLLVSVAVLLLRHRHPIVAVFVSSAAAMVYLGAGYPFGPVFLAVAVGCFSAVVAGHRRAAWSAVGMVWLGHLLVAHWLYRWLPPSGDAAPPWGQEVGVAAWVVAIVAAAEFVRVRREQWAAQRMERAAAEKRRADEERLRMARELHDVLAHSISVINVQAGVGLALLDSDPEQARTALTTIKAASKEALGEVRQVLDTLRTPGDAPRAPAPGLDRLPELVEQAASTGLTVTVTTDGARGAVPPGADLAAFRIVQEALTNVVRHSGSRTAEVGIGYEPGRIRLRIDDRGPATGTDAGGSGNGLAGMRERAGALGGTIEAGTRSDGGFRVRAELPLPAGGTDGAPHQKETP; encoded by the coding sequence ATGGAAGAGCAGCGCTCACAGGCAAGCGGCGGTCCCCCTGGTACCCAGGGCGGACCGCAGCGGCGACGGCCCTGGGCGTACGGGGAACCGGACGGCAGGATGGCAGGCTCGCACGGATCGGGTTCGCACTGGAGTCAGGGCGAGCCGCCGCGCTGGCTGACCGGAGTGCGGGGGCGGTCCTCCGCCCGTCTGCCCTGGCTGTCGACTCTGCTGCTCGGCGTCGTCGTCATGGTGGGATCGAGTATCGCGGCCCACGGCCAGCTCGGGGAGAAGGCCCCGCTGGACCTCTTCGCCCGGCTTCTGCTCCTCGTCTCCGTGGCTGTGCTGCTGCTGCGCCACCGGCACCCCATCGTGGCCGTCTTCGTGAGTTCGGCCGCGGCGATGGTGTATCTCGGTGCCGGTTACCCGTTCGGACCGGTCTTCCTGGCCGTCGCCGTGGGCTGCTTCAGTGCCGTCGTCGCCGGACACCGCAGGGCCGCGTGGTCGGCGGTCGGCATGGTGTGGCTGGGGCATCTGCTGGTCGCCCACTGGCTCTACCGCTGGCTGCCTCCCTCCGGCGACGCGGCCCCGCCCTGGGGGCAGGAAGTGGGGGTCGCCGCCTGGGTGGTGGCCATCGTCGCCGCCGCGGAGTTCGTCCGGGTACGCCGCGAGCAGTGGGCCGCCCAGCGGATGGAACGGGCGGCCGCGGAGAAGCGCCGGGCCGATGAGGAGCGCCTGCGGATGGCGCGGGAGCTCCACGACGTCCTCGCGCACAGCATCTCCGTCATCAACGTCCAGGCCGGGGTCGGCCTCGCCCTGCTCGACTCCGATCCCGAACAGGCCCGCACGGCGCTCACCACCATCAAGGCCGCCAGCAAGGAGGCGCTCGGCGAGGTCAGACAGGTCCTCGACACGCTTCGTACCCCCGGGGACGCGCCCAGGGCGCCGGCGCCCGGACTCGACCGGCTGCCCGAACTGGTGGAGCAGGCCGCGAGCACCGGCCTGACCGTCACCGTCACGACCGACGGCGCACGCGGCGCGGTGCCGCCGGGTGCGGACCTGGCCGCGTTCCGGATCGTGCAGGAGGCGTTGACCAATGTGGTGCGGCACTCCGGTTCGCGTACCGCGGAGGTCGGAATCGGTTACGAGCCCGGCCGCATCCGGCTCCGTATCGACGACCGGGGACCGGCCACCGGCACGGACGCAGGGGGCAGCGGCAACGGACTGGCGGGGATGCGGGAGCGGGCCGGGGCACTGGGTGGCACGATCGAGGCGGGGACCCGCTCCGACGGCGGCTTCCGGGTCCGTGCCGAACTCCCGCTGCCGGCCGGCGGAACCGACGGGGCGCCGCACCAGAAGGAGACACCGTGA
- a CDS encoding response regulator transcription factor yields MIRVLLADDQLLVRAGFRALLDAQPDIEVAGEAADGGEAVRLVRELRPDTVLMDIRMPHLDGLAATRAITEDPALNEVKVVMLTTFELDEYVFEAIRSGASGFLVKDTEPEELLRAVRAVVAGDALLSPGVTRRLIAEFAARSKEPAAATGLSELTEREREVMALVGIGLSNEEIARRLVVSPLTAKTHVSRTMVKLRVRDRAQLVVLAYESGLVRPGWLG; encoded by the coding sequence GTGATTCGCGTACTGCTCGCCGATGACCAGTTGCTGGTCCGGGCGGGATTCCGGGCGCTCCTGGACGCCCAGCCGGACATCGAGGTGGCGGGCGAGGCGGCCGACGGCGGGGAGGCCGTCCGCCTGGTGCGCGAACTGCGGCCGGACACCGTACTGATGGACATCCGGATGCCGCATCTCGACGGCCTCGCAGCGACCCGCGCCATCACCGAGGACCCCGCGCTGAACGAGGTGAAGGTGGTCATGCTCACCACCTTCGAACTCGACGAGTACGTCTTCGAGGCGATCCGTTCCGGAGCCTCCGGTTTCCTGGTGAAGGACACCGAACCGGAAGAGCTGCTGCGGGCCGTCCGGGCGGTGGTCGCCGGTGACGCGCTGCTGTCCCCGGGCGTCACCCGCCGGCTGATCGCCGAGTTCGCGGCCCGCTCCAAGGAACCCGCGGCGGCGACGGGCCTGAGCGAACTGACGGAACGGGAACGGGAAGTGATGGCCCTGGTCGGCATAGGGCTCTCCAACGAGGAGATCGCCCGCCGGCTCGTTGTCAGCCCACTCACGGCCAAGACCCATGTGAGCCGCACCATGGTGAAGCTCCGCGTCCGCGACCGAGCCCAACTGGTCGTGCTCGCCTACGAGTCGGGACTCGTCCGCCCAGGGTGGCTGGGCTGA
- a CDS encoding NUDIX hydrolase: MSDQEGYCRRSARVVLVDDTDPVLLLKSHADPADPGSDHSWCTPGGGVEEGESLAEAAARELREETGLSVDVKDLGPKVAETSGYADLGWAEGMFQDNFFHHRVTSHHVDISGQEAHERAHHAGHRWWALDELAASDDTVHPLGLVELTAELIAGRIPAEPVRLPWHH; this comes from the coding sequence ATGTCTGATCAAGAAGGCTACTGCCGCCGCTCCGCCCGTGTGGTGCTGGTCGACGACACGGACCCGGTGCTCCTGCTGAAGTCCCATGCCGATCCGGCCGACCCGGGGAGCGACCACAGCTGGTGCACCCCCGGCGGGGGCGTGGAAGAGGGCGAGAGCCTGGCCGAGGCCGCAGCCCGGGAACTGCGTGAGGAGACGGGGCTGTCCGTCGACGTGAAGGACCTCGGGCCGAAGGTCGCGGAGACCTCCGGGTATGCGGACCTCGGCTGGGCCGAGGGTATGTTCCAGGACAACTTCTTTCACCACCGGGTCACGTCCCACCACGTCGATATCAGCGGGCAGGAGGCGCACGAGCGCGCCCACCACGCGGGGCACCGGTGGTGGGCGCTGGATGAGCTCGCCGCCTCCGACGACACCGTCCATCCCCTCGGTCTCGTGGAGCTGACCGCCGAACTCATCGCCGGGCGCATCCCCGCCGAGCCGGTCCGGCTGCCCTGGCACCACTGA
- a CDS encoding maleylpyruvate isomerase family mycothiol-dependent enzyme, giving the protein MEIAEHINTLAAEGRLLAEAAQEAGTGAPVPTCPSWQVRDLLRHTAMVHTWAAAFVAEGHTSYVPDAGEPDLDGPELLDRFREGHRRLVDTLAGASPDVKCWTFFAAPSPLAFWARRQAHETTIHRVDAESARGGALSPVAAPHAVDGVDELLRGFHTRPKSRMRTEVPRTLRVRATDTGTVWTVRLSAQPPRTVRETGVPADRATDCELSATAQELCLSLWNRLPLTALTVTGDPDLARLWRENSAVTWA; this is encoded by the coding sequence ATGGAGATCGCGGAGCACATCAACACCCTGGCCGCCGAGGGCCGCTTGCTGGCCGAAGCCGCACAGGAGGCCGGAACCGGGGCTCCCGTGCCGACGTGCCCGAGCTGGCAGGTGCGGGATCTGCTCCGGCACACCGCGATGGTCCACACCTGGGCGGCCGCCTTCGTCGCCGAGGGACACACCTCGTACGTCCCCGACGCCGGGGAGCCCGACCTGGACGGGCCCGAGCTGCTCGACCGGTTTCGCGAGGGGCACCGCCGACTGGTGGACACCCTGGCCGGCGCATCGCCGGACGTGAAGTGCTGGACCTTCTTCGCCGCGCCGTCGCCGCTCGCCTTCTGGGCGCGGCGGCAGGCGCACGAGACCACGATCCACCGGGTCGACGCGGAGTCCGCACGCGGCGGCGCGCTGTCGCCCGTGGCGGCCCCTCACGCCGTGGACGGCGTCGATGAACTGCTCCGCGGGTTCCACACCCGTCCGAAGAGCAGGATGCGCACCGAGGTGCCCCGCACGCTGCGGGTGCGGGCCACGGACACCGGCACGGTGTGGACCGTACGGCTCTCGGCGCAGCCGCCGCGGACCGTGCGCGAGACCGGGGTGCCCGCGGACCGGGCCACGGACTGCGAGTTGAGCGCCACGGCCCAGGAGCTCTGTCTCTCGCTCTGGAACCGGCTTCCGCTCACCGCCCTCACCGTGACCGGCGACCCTGATCTCGCCCGGCTGTGGCGCGAGAACTCCGCGGTCACCTGGGCCTGA
- a CDS encoding SCO4225 family membrane protein: MNKPVTTKQHLRAVARLTFGNAASLIYLGVVAATAVFVTVDTLFVSHEDGSFAGVWLFFLAAPTVFVFLLGSSTWGAEAAGPDWYLYLALVVSVLVQSFVLGWFVRLLRGGAGRTHSAHPKGA; encoded by the coding sequence ATGAACAAGCCGGTCACGACCAAGCAGCACCTTCGCGCAGTCGCACGCCTGACCTTCGGCAACGCCGCCTCACTGATCTATCTGGGAGTAGTGGCGGCCACCGCCGTGTTCGTCACCGTGGACACCCTGTTCGTCTCCCACGAGGACGGCTCGTTCGCCGGGGTCTGGCTCTTCTTCCTGGCGGCGCCCACCGTTTTCGTCTTCCTTCTCGGCAGTTCGACGTGGGGAGCGGAGGCGGCCGGGCCCGACTGGTACCTGTACCTGGCCCTGGTCGTGTCCGTGCTGGTGCAGTCGTTCGTCCTCGGCTGGTTCGTACGCCTGCTGCGCGGCGGTGCCGGCCGGACGCATTCCGCCCACCCCAAGGGCGCCTGA
- a CDS encoding MFS transporter gives MPQLNKLRTALPGGPGGNPATPSSSRLRTALTVFFALDGFLFAGWVVRIPAIKQQTGASAATLGLALLGVSAGAVITMMLTGRLCNRFGSHAVTVVCGVLLSLSIALPAQTHSALSLGLVLLVFGAAYGGMNVAMNSAAVDLVAALRRPVMPGFHAAFSLGGMIGAGLGGLVAGGLPPSTHLLVLTGFGLLVTAVAGPVLLRHTVAKPATEAAASGERPKRLDGRARRVVLLFGMIALCTAYGEGALADWGALHLEQDLHAHPGVAAAGYSLFALAMTAGRLTGTALLEQLGQTRTLVAGGGTAAAGMLLGSLAPTTWLALLGFAVTGLGLANIFPVAISRAGELAGPGGVAAASTLGYGGMLLGPPAIGFLTDWFSLPAALTTVALLAAAAAALGYGARNVAHT, from the coding sequence GTGCCGCAACTAAACAAACTGCGGACGGCACTGCCGGGGGGACCGGGCGGCAACCCCGCCACACCCTCGTCCTCCCGTCTCCGTACCGCGCTGACCGTGTTCTTCGCCCTCGACGGGTTCCTCTTCGCCGGCTGGGTGGTCCGCATCCCGGCCATCAAGCAGCAGACCGGCGCCTCGGCCGCCACCCTCGGCCTCGCACTCCTCGGCGTATCCGCCGGTGCCGTGATCACCATGATGCTCACCGGCAGGCTCTGCAACCGCTTCGGCAGCCACGCGGTGACCGTGGTGTGCGGAGTCCTGCTCTCGCTCAGCATCGCGCTGCCCGCACAGACCCATTCGGCACTCTCGCTCGGCCTGGTGCTGCTGGTGTTCGGCGCCGCGTACGGCGGGATGAACGTGGCGATGAACAGTGCGGCAGTGGATCTCGTCGCCGCCCTGCGGCGCCCCGTGATGCCCGGTTTCCACGCCGCTTTCAGCCTCGGCGGCATGATCGGTGCCGGGCTCGGCGGACTGGTCGCCGGCGGGCTCCCGCCCTCGACCCATCTCCTCGTCCTGACCGGATTCGGACTGCTCGTGACCGCCGTCGCGGGCCCGGTGCTGCTGCGGCACACCGTTGCGAAGCCTGCGACGGAGGCGGCCGCGAGCGGCGAGCGCCCCAAGCGCCTGGACGGACGGGCACGCCGCGTGGTGCTGCTGTTCGGCATGATCGCGCTCTGCACGGCGTACGGTGAGGGCGCTCTGGCCGACTGGGGCGCACTCCACCTGGAACAGGACCTGCACGCCCACCCCGGGGTCGCGGCGGCCGGTTACTCACTGTTCGCCCTGGCCATGACGGCGGGCCGGCTCACTGGCACGGCACTGCTCGAACAGCTCGGCCAGACCCGGACCCTGGTCGCGGGCGGCGGCACCGCGGCGGCAGGCATGCTGCTCGGCTCGCTCGCCCCGACCACCTGGCTCGCGCTCCTCGGCTTCGCCGTCACCGGGCTCGGCCTGGCCAATATCTTCCCGGTGGCGATCAGCAGGGCCGGCGAGCTGGCGGGCCCCGGCGGAGTGGCCGCGGCCTCTACGCTCGGTTACGGCGGAATGCTGCTCGGACCGCCCGCGATCGGCTTCCTGACCGACTGGTTCTCGCTGCCGGCTGCTCTCACCACGGTGGCCCTGCTGGCGGCAGCGGCGGCGGCGCTGGGGTACGGCGCCCGCAATGTGGCGCACACCTGA
- a CDS encoding ROK family protein, protein MNGKVTTTRTKLERGRSALGPALELVHTGRAPTRAVLTSELGVTRATAGAVAAELEALGLIRVDSSPGSAAGSQGRPSHRLAVRESGPVAVAAQVHADGFRAALVGLGGRLVATAPGCVTITADPAQVIGEVVDDCARLLRDSGLRCVGAGLAVPSAVAEPEGTALNPLHIAWPAGAPVREIFATCVREAGIAGPAFTGNDVNLAALAEHRHGAGRGAQHLLCVATGHRGVGGALVLDGRLHSGSSGLALEVGHLTVNPEGRPCHCGGRGCLDVETDPLAFLTAAGRAPGPEESLLKQSGDLLRNEYDDTAVRVAAEELIDRLGLGLAGLVNILNPDRIILGGLHRALLDADPERLRAVVADRSLWGRSGSVPILPCTLDHNSLVGAAELAWQPVLDDPLGALA, encoded by the coding sequence ATGAACGGCAAGGTGACCACCACCCGGACGAAGTTGGAGAGGGGCCGCAGCGCGCTCGGGCCCGCACTGGAACTGGTCCATACCGGACGCGCGCCCACCCGTGCGGTCCTCACCTCCGAGCTCGGTGTCACCCGCGCCACGGCAGGCGCGGTCGCCGCGGAGCTGGAGGCGCTCGGCCTGATCAGGGTGGACTCCAGCCCCGGTTCGGCCGCGGGCTCGCAGGGCCGTCCCTCGCACCGGCTGGCGGTGCGGGAGTCCGGGCCGGTGGCCGTCGCGGCCCAGGTCCACGCGGACGGCTTCCGGGCCGCGCTGGTCGGACTGGGCGGCCGGCTCGTCGCGACCGCCCCGGGGTGCGTCACCATCACGGCGGACCCGGCGCAGGTCATCGGTGAAGTCGTGGACGACTGCGCCCGGTTGCTGCGGGACAGCGGGCTGAGGTGCGTGGGGGCGGGGCTCGCCGTGCCGTCCGCGGTCGCCGAGCCGGAGGGCACCGCCCTCAACCCGCTCCACATCGCCTGGCCCGCGGGCGCCCCGGTCCGCGAGATCTTCGCCACATGTGTCCGCGAAGCGGGCATCGCGGGACCGGCGTTCACCGGGAACGACGTCAACCTCGCCGCGCTCGCCGAGCACCGGCACGGGGCCGGGCGCGGTGCCCAGCATCTGCTCTGCGTGGCCACCGGCCACCGCGGCGTCGGCGGGGCGCTCGTCCTGGACGGCCGCCTGCACAGCGGGAGTTCGGGGCTGGCCCTGGAGGTCGGTCACCTCACGGTGAACCCGGAGGGCCGGCCCTGCCACTGCGGCGGCCGAGGCTGCCTCGACGTCGAGACCGACCCGCTCGCCTTCCTCACGGCGGCCGGGCGCGCACCCGGCCCCGAGGAGTCGCTCCTCAAGCAGTCCGGGGACCTGCTGCGCAACGAGTACGACGACACGGCGGTGCGGGTCGCCGCCGAGGAGCTCATCGACCGTCTGGGCCTTGGTCTCGCCGGGCTGGTCAACATCCTCAACCCGGACCGGATCATCCTCGGCGGACTGCACCGCGCGCTGCTCGACGCCGACCCGGAACGGCTGCGGGCGGTGGTCGCCGACCGCAGTCTGTGGGGGCGCAGCGGCAGTGTGCCGATCCTGCCCTGCACCCTTGACCACAACAGCCTGGTCGGTGCGGCGGAGCTGGCCTGGCAGCCGGTGCTGGACGACCCGCTGGGCGCGCTCGCCTGA
- a CDS encoding DUF4865 family protein, producing MHAMQYEITLPADYDMGIIRDRVTAKGHLLDDFPGLGVKAYLIRERGEDSPVNQYAPFYLWSAPEGMNSFLWGPGFQGIVRDFGRPEVQHWAGLAYEEGPSSAALPRTATRRRAPVPASAAPADAVDAALEENSRLAKAPGAVATALAVDPRRWELVHFTLWDHPAPKEPGERFEVLHLSQPGRGDLRQGRQW from the coding sequence ATGCACGCCATGCAGTACGAGATCACGTTGCCGGCCGACTACGACATGGGCATCATCCGCGACCGGGTGACGGCCAAGGGCCACCTCCTGGACGACTTCCCCGGACTCGGCGTCAAGGCGTACCTGATCCGGGAACGCGGTGAGGACTCGCCGGTCAACCAGTACGCGCCGTTCTACCTGTGGTCGGCACCCGAGGGCATGAACTCCTTCCTCTGGGGCCCCGGATTCCAGGGCATCGTGCGGGACTTCGGGCGGCCCGAGGTGCAGCACTGGGCCGGGCTGGCGTACGAGGAGGGCCCCTCGTCTGCCGCGCTCCCCCGCACGGCCACCCGCCGCCGCGCACCCGTTCCGGCGTCGGCCGCTCCGGCGGACGCGGTCGACGCCGCGCTGGAGGAGAACAGCCGGCTCGCGAAGGCTCCCGGTGCGGTCGCCACGGCGCTCGCCGTCGACCCCCGCCGCTGGGAGCTGGTCCACTTCACGCTCTGGGACCATCCAGCGCCGAAGGAGCCGGGCGAGCGCTTCGAAGTGCTCCACCTCAGCCAGCCGGGGCGCGGAGATCTGCGGCAGGGGCGCCAGTGGTAG